From Denitrovibrio acetiphilus DSM 12809, the proteins below share one genomic window:
- a CDS encoding AI-2E family transporter, with amino-acid sequence MSIFKLDMNYKNLLVIAGVALVLLLMYRIQSIISIFAVSFFIAYLLDPAIDKLETWKIPRAAGILIFMVLLTIILVCAMLYVVPYLYYEINYLANMVPDIVNSVTNTAQNFAERMNIYVSLEGIKNQLAPKAGAIAKQTLAAALGILSSASTAVSSIVNIAIIPILVFYFLKDFDRINTKIFDALNRKYDNDIKRYITEFDKILSAYFRGQLIVAAILGVLYTIILLVVGIKPAVLIGIVSGVLSVVPYLGFIIGFAASLILAFVQFQDILHPLMVFIGFAVVQAIEGNLITPKIVGESLGLHPTAVIFALLAGGSLFGIGGMIIALPVAAFIKILLSEQFA; translated from the coding sequence ATGAGCATTTTCAAACTTGATATGAACTATAAAAATCTGCTGGTGATAGCCGGGGTTGCACTTGTACTCCTGCTCATGTACCGTATCCAGTCCATAATCTCTATCTTTGCAGTGTCGTTCTTTATCGCTTACCTCCTCGACCCGGCGATAGACAAGCTCGAAACATGGAAAATACCACGTGCTGCCGGTATCCTTATTTTCATGGTTCTGCTGACAATAATCCTTGTGTGCGCCATGCTTTACGTTGTACCTTACCTCTACTACGAGATAAACTATCTTGCGAATATGGTTCCGGACATAGTCAACTCTGTTACAAACACTGCTCAGAACTTTGCTGAACGGATGAACATATATGTCTCTCTCGAAGGGATAAAAAATCAGCTTGCACCAAAGGCAGGCGCCATAGCAAAACAAACTCTGGCTGCTGCTCTGGGGATTCTCTCATCCGCATCTACAGCAGTTTCCAGCATTGTAAATATTGCAATAATACCCATTCTTGTATTTTATTTCCTCAAGGACTTCGACAGAATAAACACAAAAATATTCGATGCGCTGAACAGGAAATATGACAATGACATTAAAAGATATATAACTGAATTTGACAAAATACTCTCTGCATATTTCAGAGGACAGCTAATCGTTGCAGCGATACTAGGCGTGCTTTACACCATCATACTCCTTGTCGTCGGGATAAAACCTGCTGTGTTGATAGGGATAGTGTCAGGGGTTCTCAGTGTCGTACCGTATCTTGGTTTCATCATAGGCTTTGCCGCATCCCTGATCCTTGCTTTTGTACAGTTTCAGGATATACTGCACCCGCTGATGGTGTTTATAGGCTTTGCCGTTGTACAGGCAATAGAGGGTAATCTCATCACACCAAAGATAGTCGGAGAGTCACTTGGGCTTCACCCCACAGCAGTTATATTCGCACTTCTCGCGGGTGGTTCTCTGTTCGGCATAGGGGGCATGATAATCGCTCTGCCTGTTGCTGCATTTATTAAAATATTATTATCGGAGCAATTCGCGTGA
- a CDS encoding TOBE domain-containing protein: MKVEGKLWIDINGLGTAGQLRIRLLELIDEMGSIKKAAESIGMSYKGAWDNINSLNGIFGQNLVERKTGGRGGGGTRLTDQGLNLVKTYNHYSRIHELYLTDISQMNCLDAEITDLSHDDYAEAQTTHGDMIACVTLDADIGQGDQVNLFIKPSDIILLNSGDFEASARNLLKTKVKSISDSEGKSDIVLVSENGTPLSVVVTTASAHKMKLKKGSDVYALFKTASVLATLR, encoded by the coding sequence GTGAAAGTAGAAGGTAAACTCTGGATCGATATTAACGGACTCGGAACAGCGGGACAGCTGCGCATAAGACTTCTGGAACTGATAGACGAAATGGGTTCCATCAAAAAAGCAGCAGAAAGCATAGGGATGAGCTACAAGGGCGCATGGGACAACATAAACTCCCTGAACGGTATATTCGGGCAGAATCTGGTCGAGCGTAAAACCGGAGGCAGAGGAGGCGGTGGGACAAGACTCACAGATCAGGGGCTGAACCTCGTAAAAACATATAACCACTACAGCCGCATCCACGAACTATACCTGACAGACATTTCGCAGATGAACTGCCTTGACGCCGAAATCACTGATCTTTCCCATGACGACTACGCTGAAGCACAAACCACTCATGGGGATATGATCGCCTGCGTCACTCTTGATGCTGATATCGGACAGGGAGATCAGGTTAACCTTTTTATAAAGCCCTCCGACATCATACTGTTAAACAGCGGTGATTTCGAAGCAAGTGCAAGAAATCTGCTCAAAACTAAAGTGAAGAGTATTTCGGATAGCGAAGGAAAGTCGGATATTGTTCTTGTATCAGAGAACGGTACTCCGCTGTCTGTTGTAGTCACAACTGCTAGTGCTCATAAAATGAAGCTGAAAAAGGGCTCGGACGTTTACGCCCTTTTCAAAACCGCATCTGTGCTCGCAACATTAAGATGA
- a CDS encoding NAD-dependent epimerase produces the protein MKILVTGTAGFIGHHTALKLALRGDDVIGLDNINDYYDVRVKYGRLKNSGIIKNIADGEFFPYAEPVRSSVYPTYRFVKINLEDRENITKLFETEKFDAVCHLAAQAGVRYSIDNPHAYIKSNIDGFMNILESCRHTGVKNLCFASSSSVYGLNKEIPFKTSHSVDHPISLYAATKKSNEMMAHTYSHLFDIHTTGLRFFTVYGPWGRPDMALFIFTKAALEGKPINVFNNGEMFRDFTYIDDIVEGVVRVLDNPAKPDADFNGTDPSTSSAPYKIYNIGNSVPVNLMDFIKAIEAKLGKTIEKNMMPIQPGDLHTTYADASDLTLHTGYKPSTSIEDGVGRFIDWYLDFYDIKL, from the coding sequence ATGAAGATACTTGTAACCGGAACAGCCGGTTTCATCGGACACCACACAGCATTAAAGCTTGCATTGCGCGGCGACGATGTTATCGGGCTCGACAATATAAATGACTACTATGACGTGCGTGTAAAATACGGCAGGCTTAAAAACAGCGGAATCATTAAAAACATAGCTGACGGTGAATTTTTCCCTTATGCAGAACCTGTCAGATCCTCTGTCTATCCCACATACAGATTCGTTAAAATAAACCTCGAAGACAGAGAGAATATAACAAAGCTCTTTGAAACTGAGAAATTCGATGCCGTGTGCCACCTCGCCGCACAGGCAGGGGTAAGATATTCTATAGACAACCCTCATGCATACATTAAGAGTAATATAGACGGCTTTATGAACATACTGGAATCATGCAGACACACAGGTGTAAAAAACCTCTGCTTCGCATCAAGCAGCTCTGTTTACGGGCTTAATAAAGAAATTCCATTTAAGACCAGCCATAGTGTTGACCACCCGATATCACTTTATGCCGCCACAAAAAAATCGAATGAAATGATGGCACACACTTACAGCCACCTTTTCGACATACACACCACAGGATTGCGCTTCTTCACAGTTTACGGACCATGGGGCAGACCTGATATGGCTCTGTTCATCTTCACTAAAGCAGCACTGGAAGGAAAACCAATCAACGTTTTTAATAATGGAGAAATGTTCCGTGACTTCACATATATCGACGATATTGTGGAAGGTGTTGTCCGTGTTCTGGATAACCCTGCAAAACCTGATGCTGACTTCAACGGTACAGACCCGTCTACATCATCAGCACCTTACAAAATATACAACATAGGCAACAGCGTGCCGGTGAACCTGATGGACTTTATAAAAGCTATTGAAGCAAAACTTGGAAAAACCATAGAGAAAAACATGATGCCGATACAACCAGGGGACCTGCACACCACATACGCAGATGCAAGCGACCTTACCCTTCATACGGGCTATAAGCCGTCCACAAGCATAGAAGACGGCGTGGGCAGGTTTATTGACTGGTATCTGGATTTTTACGATATAAAGTTATAA
- a CDS encoding ATP-dependent helicase yields the protein MPDYKDELNKAQYEAVTTTEGPLLVLAGAGTGKTRVITYRIAHLINNMRVPSRNILAVTFTNKAAGEMKERILKLVDYEDADIWIGTFHSICLRLLRRDPEKAGLEPGFGILDQDDRLATIRDIIKNLNIDHKKYPPKKYMNTISTYKNTRPYVDGKKPEELLHMFADVFAAYQQRLKDQKLVDFDDMLALTIRMFKNHPDTVGYYKELFRYILVDEYQDTNDIQFLFLHLLAGLDGNLCVVGDDDQSIYGWRGADIRNILEFDTIFKGTKIIRLLENYRSRPQILQAANKLIRNNKLRKGKDLVAARDEGGLVQVLPVSRETDEAEFVIDQVNKYLEEGVKGSEIAILYRTNGQSRNFEVLLNRQGVAYKVIGSVGFYQRREIKDILSYLRLFDNPYDSVSFRRSVKAPPRGIGDTTINKITDYASGNGISILEAVYAMNDQLRGAQKESFRGYLKIFNELAACLKVSEMVKTVMDMTDYSGYVKRYEDEQEAERRISNIEELYNAAVSFENSNSDAMITDFLAATAIATSSDEPADSCVQLMTIHSAKGLEFESVFLTGLENGLFPLHGSLEEPDELEEERRLCYVGVTRAKQNLHMTYASTRMVYGKYMPQSRSVFLDEMGIVGFSRSRSDMPLPKASRPTYQKKVVEVNGIKNGSKVSHDKFGEGMVVAISGTGDSANADVFFKTSGLKKIRVTFLKAL from the coding sequence ATGCCTGATTATAAAGATGAACTGAATAAAGCGCAATACGAAGCAGTTACCACTACAGAGGGACCTTTGCTGGTTCTGGCGGGGGCGGGGACAGGGAAAACCCGTGTTATCACTTACCGCATAGCGCACCTTATAAACAACATGAGGGTGCCTTCGAGGAACATCCTTGCCGTAACTTTTACAAACAAAGCGGCAGGAGAGATGAAGGAACGTATTCTCAAGCTTGTTGACTACGAAGATGCTGATATATGGATAGGGACTTTTCACTCCATATGCCTCCGGCTTCTCCGCCGTGATCCTGAAAAGGCAGGGCTTGAACCAGGGTTCGGCATACTCGACCAGGACGACAGACTGGCGACCATCCGTGATATCATTAAAAACCTTAATATCGATCATAAAAAATATCCGCCAAAGAAATACATGAACACTATCTCCACCTATAAAAACACCCGTCCATATGTTGACGGTAAAAAACCGGAGGAGCTTCTTCACATGTTTGCTGATGTTTTTGCTGCTTACCAGCAGAGACTGAAAGATCAGAAACTCGTGGACTTTGACGATATGCTGGCTCTGACTATAAGAATGTTTAAAAATCATCCGGATACTGTTGGCTACTACAAAGAGCTTTTCCGCTACATACTAGTGGATGAGTATCAGGATACTAACGATATTCAGTTTCTGTTTCTACACCTGCTTGCAGGGCTTGACGGGAACCTGTGTGTTGTGGGGGATGATGACCAGTCAATTTACGGATGGCGTGGTGCGGACATCAGAAATATTCTGGAGTTTGACACTATTTTTAAAGGAACAAAGATTATCAGACTGCTTGAGAACTACCGCAGCCGTCCCCAGATTCTTCAGGCTGCAAATAAACTTATAAGAAATAATAAACTTCGTAAAGGGAAAGACCTTGTGGCTGCCCGTGATGAAGGGGGGCTCGTACAGGTTCTTCCTGTTTCCAGAGAGACAGACGAGGCGGAGTTTGTTATTGATCAGGTTAATAAATATCTCGAAGAGGGTGTAAAGGGGAGTGAGATCGCAATCCTCTACCGCACAAACGGACAGTCGCGTAATTTCGAAGTTCTTCTGAACAGACAAGGCGTTGCTTATAAAGTTATCGGCAGTGTCGGTTTCTATCAGAGACGCGAGATAAAGGATATCCTGAGCTATTTAAGGCTGTTCGATAACCCTTATGATTCTGTTTCTTTCCGGCGAAGCGTAAAAGCTCCTCCGAGAGGCATTGGCGACACTACTATAAACAAAATAACGGACTATGCATCCGGTAACGGAATAAGTATTCTGGAAGCAGTCTACGCTATGAACGATCAGCTTCGCGGTGCACAGAAGGAATCGTTTCGAGGGTATCTAAAGATATTCAACGAACTTGCCGCATGTCTGAAAGTCAGCGAAATGGTTAAGACTGTTATGGATATGACAGACTACAGCGGATATGTTAAACGGTATGAAGACGAGCAGGAAGCTGAGAGACGCATAAGCAACATCGAAGAACTTTATAACGCCGCCGTGTCTTTTGAGAACAGCAACAGTGACGCTATGATAACAGATTTTCTGGCGGCTACAGCGATAGCGACATCTTCTGATGAACCTGCCGACAGCTGTGTTCAGCTTATGACAATACACTCGGCAAAAGGGCTGGAATTTGAGTCGGTATTTCTCACAGGGCTTGAAAACGGCTTGTTCCCCCTGCACGGCAGTCTGGAAGAACCTGACGAACTGGAAGAGGAGCGGAGACTTTGCTATGTGGGTGTGACCCGTGCCAAGCAGAATCTGCATATGACATATGCCAGTACAAGAATGGTTTACGGTAAATATATGCCTCAATCACGTTCGGTATTTCTGGACGAGATGGGGATAGTGGGCTTCAGCAGATCAAGGTCTGATATGCCCCTTCCGAAAGCTTCCAGACCAACTTATCAGAAGAAGGTTGTCGAAGTGAACGGGATTAAGAACGGAAGCAAGGTCAGCCATGACAAGTTTGGCGAAGGGATGGTTGTTGCAATTTCCGGAACCGGTGACAGTGCTAATGCAGATGTTTTTTTTAAGACTTCAGGACTTAAAAAGATACGCGTGACATTTCTGAAAGCGTTATAA
- a CDS encoding CBS domain-containing protein → MLSLDNIREIIFEEGLEDIVVAGEICTRDKIIYVKEDDTLLTATERLGIKDLGALPVVKEQDGKLILRGLLRRGDIIMQYNKTVASMRVKDA, encoded by the coding sequence ATGCTCTCTCTGGACAACATCCGTGAGATCATATTTGAAGAGGGGCTGGAGGATATAGTTGTCGCAGGCGAGATATGCACCAGAGACAAGATTATTTATGTGAAAGAGGATGATACACTGCTGACTGCCACAGAGCGGTTGGGTATAAAAGACCTCGGGGCTCTTCCTGTTGTGAAAGAGCAGGATGGAAAGCTCATTCTGCGTGGACTTCTCAGAAGGGGCGACATAATAATGCAGTACAATAAAACAGTAGCAAGTATGAGAGTGAAAGATGCCTGA
- a CDS encoding chloride channel protein — translation MEIYNAKNRINAFLKRHDDLYMVLIAVIVGACAGFGNIIFRYLISFFQNLFYGTKSEYVLEALNNTPFYKIILVPAIGGLMVGGISIMFKFAKGHGVPDVMKAIALNRSISPLIAVIKVFSSAITLGSGGSAGREGPIVQIGAAIGSGIGKVFSFSSARMKTVIACGAAGGLAATFNAPIGGAMFAAEVLLGEFGLKTFSPIIISSVIATVVSRAYLGDHVTFDAPEYVLHSIFELPLYTLLGMLCAVIGIIFIRVYYKFEEKFEELTIPSWSKPALGGLLMGCVALLSRDVMGVGYDTIDSILSHNAGFMLILLVFLKIIATSLTLGSGGSGGLFVPSLYIGAATGGFFGWIVNLLFPTMTGGSGAYGLVAMSAMLAATIRAPLTAILIIFEITQSYTVILPLMLTAIVANIFAGWLEKESIFTWVLSKQGVHIRKGAEASVLEKLRVGDVMLGQVTTFR, via the coding sequence ATGGAAATATACAACGCCAAAAATCGAATTAACGCATTTCTCAAACGACATGATGATTTATATATGGTGCTTATAGCAGTAATTGTTGGTGCTTGCGCTGGTTTCGGAAACATTATATTCCGTTATCTGATCAGTTTCTTTCAGAATCTTTTTTACGGAACCAAGAGCGAATATGTTCTTGAAGCTCTTAATAATACTCCATTTTATAAAATAATTCTTGTCCCTGCCATTGGTGGTCTTATGGTCGGGGGCATTTCTATTATGTTTAAGTTCGCCAAAGGGCATGGCGTGCCGGATGTTATGAAGGCTATCGCTTTGAACAGAAGTATTTCGCCTCTTATAGCCGTGATAAAAGTATTTTCTTCCGCTATCACTCTTGGTTCCGGTGGTTCTGCCGGACGTGAGGGGCCTATTGTGCAGATTGGTGCTGCGATTGGTTCAGGTATAGGAAAGGTTTTCAGCTTTTCTTCTGCAAGAATGAAGACTGTCATTGCCTGTGGTGCTGCCGGCGGTCTTGCGGCAACCTTTAATGCGCCAATAGGCGGTGCGATGTTTGCTGCTGAGGTTCTGCTCGGCGAGTTCGGACTGAAAACATTCAGCCCGATAATTATTTCATCTGTGATAGCCACAGTGGTTTCCCGTGCATATCTGGGGGATCATGTTACATTTGATGCTCCTGAATATGTCCTTCACAGTATTTTTGAGCTGCCTCTTTATACTTTACTTGGGATGCTTTGTGCTGTTATAGGAATTATTTTCATAAGAGTATATTATAAATTTGAAGAAAAGTTCGAAGAGCTGACAATACCGAGCTGGTCAAAGCCTGCGCTGGGTGGTCTCCTTATGGGGTGTGTTGCGCTGCTCTCGCGTGATGTTATGGGTGTTGGATATGATACCATAGATTCTATCCTTAGTCATAATGCCGGCTTTATGCTAATTCTACTTGTTTTTCTTAAAATTATCGCAACATCCCTTACACTTGGTTCCGGCGGTTCCGGTGGTCTTTTTGTTCCTTCATTGTATATAGGTGCAGCTACCGGCGGTTTTTTCGGCTGGATAGTTAATCTGCTTTTCCCTACTATGACAGGTGGTTCGGGTGCATACGGTCTGGTGGCAATGAGTGCTATGCTGGCTGCTACAATACGTGCCCCTCTTACGGCTATACTGATCATTTTTGAGATTACGCAGAGCTACACAGTTATCCTGCCCCTGATGCTGACAGCAATTGTTGCAAATATATTTGCAGGCTGGCTGGAGAAGGAATCTATATTTACATGGGTGCTCTCAAAGCAGGGAGTACACATAAGGAAGGGCGCAGAGGCGTCTGTGCTCGAAAAACTGCGTGTGGGTGATGTAATGCTCGGACAGGTGACGACATTCAGATAG
- a CDS encoding NUDIX hydrolase — protein MEKNWKLVGAELVYKDPVLQVEHRDFHFKKNDEVGTFTVVSMKDWAVIVPVTEEGRFVLVKQYRVGTRSVAYEFPGGALEKGEKPEEGAARELVEETGYCGSLSKLCDLSPNPAFMDNTCYLYLAENCTKTSDLSLDPFEDIEPAEFSLRDVENMILNGEIVHSISIAAYGAYIALLNNVKK, from the coding sequence ATGGAAAAGAACTGGAAGCTCGTTGGTGCAGAATTAGTTTATAAAGACCCTGTGCTTCAGGTGGAGCACAGGGATTTCCACTTTAAAAAGAATGATGAAGTGGGGACATTCACAGTGGTCTCAATGAAAGATTGGGCGGTTATCGTTCCGGTCACAGAAGAGGGCAGGTTTGTTCTGGTAAAACAGTACCGTGTGGGTACCCGGTCAGTGGCGTATGAGTTCCCAGGCGGTGCTCTGGAAAAGGGTGAAAAGCCGGAAGAAGGGGCAGCCAGAGAGCTTGTCGAGGAGACAGGCTACTGCGGAAGTCTTTCTAAGCTGTGTGACCTGTCGCCGAACCCCGCTTTTATGGATAATACATGCTATCTTTATCTTGCTGAAAACTGTACAAAAACATCAGACCTGTCTCTGGATCCTTTCGAGGATATAGAGCCGGCGGAATTTTCTCTGCGTGATGTGGAGAATATGATCCTTAACGGGGAGATAGTACACAGTATCTCTATCGCAGCCTACGGCGCATATATCGCATTGCTTAATAATGTAAAAAAATAG
- a CDS encoding DUF362 domain-containing protein → MAYTINDSCTNCGVCEDECPVGAISEGDDVRVIDADTCTDCGACAEVCPVDAIDA, encoded by the coding sequence ATGGCTTATACAATTAATGACAGCTGCACAAACTGCGGCGTATGCGAAGACGAGTGTCCAGTAGGCGCAATCAGCGAAGGTGACGATGTTAGAGTTATTGATGCAGATACCTGCACAGACTGCGGTGCCTGCGCTGAAGTATGCCCTGTTGATGCAATCGACGCTTAA
- the cysE gene encoding serine O-acetyltransferase, with the protein MGILKTLREEIRTVFERDPAARSKAEVVFCYPGFHAILFYRTAHWFWVRKFYFIGRFISHLGRFFTGIEIHPGAIIGKRFFIDHGMGVVIGETAEIGNDVTLYHGVTLGGVSLEKVKRHPTVEDNVVIGSGAKVLGPFTVRKNAKIGSNSVVVKEVPENATVVGIPGKIVKGNGDKKSFDHNKLPDPVARAITDMATRMCYMEAEINDLRKKLKTYENND; encoded by the coding sequence ATGGGCATTCTGAAAACATTAAGAGAAGAGATCAGAACAGTCTTTGAAAGAGACCCCGCCGCGCGAAGCAAAGCAGAGGTTGTATTCTGCTACCCTGGCTTTCATGCGATTCTCTTCTACCGCACAGCCCACTGGTTCTGGGTCAGGAAATTCTATTTTATCGGCAGATTTATTTCGCACCTCGGCAGATTTTTCACCGGTATAGAGATCCACCCCGGAGCCATAATAGGCAAAAGATTTTTTATTGACCACGGCATGGGTGTTGTAATAGGTGAAACGGCTGAAATCGGAAACGATGTAACGCTTTATCATGGCGTTACCCTCGGCGGAGTCAGCCTTGAAAAGGTAAAACGTCACCCCACCGTAGAAGATAATGTTGTTATAGGTTCCGGCGCGAAGGTTCTCGGTCCCTTCACTGTCAGGAAAAATGCAAAAATAGGCTCTAACTCTGTTGTAGTCAAAGAAGTTCCGGAAAATGCAACTGTTGTGGGCATCCCCGGCAAAATCGTAAAAGGCAACGGAGATAAAAAGAGCTTCGACCACAACAAACTCCCCGACCCTGTGGCACGAGCCATCACAGATATGGCAACACGTATGTGCTACATGGAAGCGGAGATCAATGACCTGAGAAAAAAACTGAAAACATATGAAAATAACGACTAA
- a CDS encoding RrF2 family transcriptional regulator: protein MKITTKSRYAIRSIFALVLMGGDTKPVALTQIAEHEDISRKYLEQIFIKLKKSGIVEGSRGAQGGYVLARNPSDIRLKEVIYAMDGPVNISDCTQEESCDNFSSCGINWLWSGLKKTVDDYLDNITIQDLKRQAFGGKDANLS from the coding sequence ATGAAAATAACGACTAAAAGCAGGTATGCCATACGCTCTATATTCGCACTTGTGCTTATGGGCGGAGACACAAAACCTGTTGCGCTCACACAGATCGCAGAACATGAGGACATCAGCAGGAAATATCTCGAACAGATATTCATTAAACTGAAAAAGTCAGGTATAGTAGAAGGCTCTAGAGGGGCGCAGGGAGGATATGTCCTCGCCAGAAACCCTTCGGATATCAGGCTGAAAGAGGTTATCTATGCCATGGACGGCCCTGTGAATATATCAGACTGCACGCAGGAAGAGTCCTGTGACAACTTCTCATCATGCGGAATAAACTGGCTTTGGAGCGGACTTAAAAAAACTGTTGACGATTATCTGGACAATATAACTATACAAGACTTAAAGCGTCAGGCTTTCGGAGGAAAAGATGCCAATTTATCTTGA
- a CDS encoding cysteine desulfurase family protein, with protein MPIYLDYSATTPMDPAVFEAMRPYFVEKYANPSSIHSLGRAIRDDLEKARETVAKSIGAEAHEIIFTASGSESDNMAIRGTAELFRDKGKHIITSSIEHKAVLESFKLLEKQGFEVTYLPVDTNGIVPLDAVKNAIRKDTTLISIMLVNNEIGTIQPVREISDIAKKQGIIVHTDAVQAMGKMKIDVGELGVDLLTISGHKLCGPKGIGALYIDENLKNDFKPLVVGGAQEYGLRAGTESVPNIIGLAESCAIIMKNLEKEKAHIKSLRDLFEHRLIEELGDVNINGDIEKRVCSISNIAFRYVEAEALMIYAEDICCSTGSACSSESVDASHVLYAIGVNPVDLHGAIRFSFGRFNTEEEVNRAVDILKESVEKLRAMSPLVNR; from the coding sequence ATGCCAATTTATCTTGACTACAGTGCAACAACACCAATGGATCCAGCTGTTTTCGAGGCTATGAGACCTTATTTTGTGGAGAAATATGCCAACCCTTCCAGCATACACTCACTGGGGAGAGCTATTCGCGATGACCTTGAAAAAGCAAGAGAAACCGTTGCGAAATCTATAGGAGCTGAAGCTCACGAAATCATTTTTACTGCAAGCGGATCAGAATCAGACAACATGGCTATCCGCGGCACAGCAGAGCTTTTCAGAGACAAAGGGAAGCACATCATCACATCGTCCATAGAGCATAAAGCTGTTCTTGAAAGTTTCAAGCTTCTTGAAAAACAGGGATTCGAAGTAACATACCTTCCTGTGGACACTAACGGCATCGTGCCTCTGGACGCTGTGAAGAACGCCATTCGTAAAGACACTACTCTTATCTCCATCATGCTTGTGAATAACGAGATAGGTACTATCCAGCCCGTCAGAGAGATATCCGACATAGCTAAAAAGCAGGGAATTATAGTTCACACAGACGCAGTGCAGGCTATGGGTAAGATGAAGATAGATGTCGGCGAGCTCGGCGTTGACCTGCTTACTATCTCCGGACACAAACTTTGCGGACCAAAGGGGATCGGCGCTCTTTACATAGACGAAAATCTCAAAAACGATTTCAAACCTCTCGTTGTGGGCGGTGCACAGGAATACGGTCTTCGTGCAGGAACAGAATCTGTGCCTAACATTATAGGGCTTGCTGAATCCTGCGCTATCATAATGAAAAATCTGGAAAAAGAAAAAGCTCATATAAAAAGTCTCCGTGACCTGTTTGAGCATAGGCTGATTGAAGAGCTGGGCGATGTTAACATAAACGGTGATATTGAAAAACGTGTGTGCTCCATATCGAACATAGCCTTCAGATATGTAGAAGCTGAAGCACTCATGATTTATGCTGAAGATATATGCTGTTCCACAGGGAGCGCATGTTCTTCTGAAAGTGTTGACGCATCACACGTTCTCTACGCTATAGGCGTTAACCCTGTAGACCTTCACGGTGCTATCAGATTCAGCTTCGGCAGATTCAACACAGAAGAGGAGGTCAACAGAGCAGTTGATATTCTCAAAGAAAGTGTCGAAAAACTCCGTGCAATGTCTCCGCTGGTGAATAGATAG